Proteins encoded together in one Lysinibacillus sp. FSL K6-0232 window:
- a CDS encoding cytochrome (ubi)quinol oxidase subunit III — MDFNTKFTPHTWPDHPEQATMEGKNKVVGFWIFLACEVVLFASLFATYLALKNKGPAGMEFTTQGLYELPLAFAMTMLLLTSSLTSVYAIHHMRNFNFKGMQTWFGITVLLGFGFLALEIYEFYHYTHLGFTFTQSAFATAFYSLVGTHGFHVSLGLVWILTLMIRNAKRGLNLYNAPKFFVAALYWHFIDVVWVFIFTVVYLMGVIG; from the coding sequence ATGGATTTCAATACTAAATTTACTCCTCACACTTGGCCAGATCACCCTGAACAAGCTACAATGGAGGGGAAAAATAAAGTCGTTGGTTTCTGGATTTTCCTTGCCTGTGAAGTTGTACTTTTCGCAAGTTTATTTGCTACTTACTTAGCGCTTAAGAACAAAGGGCCAGCTGGCATGGAGTTCACAACTCAAGGTCTATATGAATTACCATTAGCATTTGCGATGACAATGTTACTATTAACATCTTCACTAACATCTGTTTATGCGATTCACCATATGCGTAACTTTAACTTTAAAGGGATGCAAACATGGTTTGGTATTACAGTGTTGCTAGGCTTTGGTTTCTTAGCTTTAGAAATTTATGAGTTTTATCACTATACACATCTTGGCTTTACATTTACACAATCGGCGTTTGCCACTGCTTTCTACTCATTAGTAGGTACGCATGGTTTCCACGTATCATTAGGTCTTGTTTGGATTTTAACGTTAATGATTCGCAATGCAAAACGTGGTCTAAACTTATACAATGCACCTAAGTTCTTCGTGGCTGCTTTATATTGGCACTTTATCGACGTAGTTTGGGTATTTATCTTTACAGTAGTATACTTGATGGGAGTGATCGGATAA
- a CDS encoding cytochrome C oxidase subunit IV family protein — MSSHDTPIVAKSQAQYEYDRHHNAVHMRKQVINFAIMIFLTFIAFGMAAAGFSKYLVFPFILLLAGVQVVLQLYSFMHLEDKKTHFGGVIGFFMWMGMVIAFTFFLAFLTIIWW; from the coding sequence ATGTCTTCACACGATACACCTATAGTTGCTAAATCACAGGCACAATACGAATATGATCGTCATCATAATGCCGTTCATATGCGTAAGCAAGTCATCAATTTTGCGATTATGATTTTCCTTACATTTATCGCATTTGGCATGGCTGCGGCTGGTTTCTCTAAATACTTAGTCTTCCCGTTTATTTTATTACTTGCGGGTGTTCAAGTTGTACTGCAGCTCTATTCTTTCATGCACTTAGAGGATAAAAAGACACACTTCGGTGGTGTAATTGGCTTCTTTATGTGGATGGGAATGGTTATTGCCTTTACATTCTTCTTAGCATTCTTAACAATTATTTGGTGGTAA
- the ctaG gene encoding cytochrome c oxidase assembly factor CtaG, producing MPLSIFGFQALWSPYLIGVLIFITVVYFLVTTKWRKDFKVSEPLKKGEAIYFVLAMVTIYIIKGSPIDLMAHIMFTMHMVQMAVLLLLVPIFLIKGIPWWLWKVVMEAPVARTIFKIMTLPVVAVFVFIGLFSFYHLPSVMDYIKLNEILHNVYTLVLFLSAVFMYWPLIQNMPDGAQMKPLHKLAYIIANAVLITPACGLIIFAPNALYETYTNGDAWLKAMELCVPASTLSGLSLSGPELFTDMKPVADQQLGGVLMKILQELIFGVLITVIFTKWYRAEQKDPDKITADALAAHQKKWESQQQHGL from the coding sequence ATGCCACTTAGTATTTTTGGTTTTCAAGCATTATGGAGCCCATACTTGATTGGGGTTCTTATTTTTATAACAGTAGTTTATTTTTTAGTCACAACAAAGTGGCGCAAAGATTTTAAAGTAAGTGAGCCTTTAAAAAAGGGTGAGGCTATTTATTTTGTGTTAGCCATGGTGACAATTTATATTATTAAAGGATCGCCTATTGATTTAATGGCGCATATTATGTTTACAATGCATATGGTGCAAATGGCTGTGCTATTACTGCTTGTACCGATTTTCTTAATTAAAGGGATTCCTTGGTGGCTTTGGAAGGTTGTAATGGAGGCTCCCGTTGCTCGAACGATATTTAAAATTATGACATTACCAGTTGTTGCAGTTTTTGTGTTTATTGGTCTATTTTCTTTCTATCATCTACCTTCAGTGATGGATTATATTAAATTGAATGAAATATTACACAATGTTTATACACTTGTATTATTCCTTTCCGCTGTTTTTATGTACTGGCCTTTAATTCAAAATATGCCAGACGGTGCTCAAATGAAGCCACTGCATAAATTGGCTTATATTATTGCGAATGCTGTGTTAATTACGCCTGCATGTGGATTGATTATTTTCGCACCTAATGCACTTTATGAAACATATACAAATGGTGACGCTTGGCTAAAGGCAATGGAGCTTTGTGTGCCAGCCTCCACATTATCAGGTTTATCACTATCAGGGCCTGAGCTATTTACAGATATGAAGCCTGTTGCCGATCAGCAATTGGGTGGTGTTCTTATGAAAATTTTACAAGAGCTTATTTTTGGTGTATTAATTACTGTTATTTTTACAAAATGGTATCGCGCTGAACAAAAAGACCCAGATAAAATTACTGCTGATGCGTTAGCTGCACATCAAAAGAAATGGGAAAGTCAACAGCAACATGGATTGTAA
- a CDS encoding DUF420 domain-containing protein yields MDLKILPTISTSFIVISAVLVAIGWGLILKRNVEAHKKVMLAAGAAALIFFIIYASRTIFVGNTAFGGGEHLKPYYTFFLIFHIILATVGAVFGIVSIISGLKTNIKLHRRIGPITSIIWFFVAITGVLVYILLYVLFEPGETTSVIKAILGF; encoded by the coding sequence ATGGATTTAAAAATTTTGCCTACTATTAGTACATCATTTATTGTTATTAGTGCTGTACTCGTAGCAATAGGTTGGGGCTTAATTTTAAAAAGAAATGTAGAAGCACATAAAAAAGTGATGCTGGCTGCGGGTGCTGCTGCACTTATCTTCTTTATTATTTATGCTTCACGTACAATCTTTGTTGGGAATACTGCCTTTGGTGGCGGAGAACATTTAAAGCCATATTATACGTTCTTCCTTATTTTCCATATTATCCTGGCAACAGTTGGAGCAGTATTTGGGATTGTTAGTATTATTTCAGGGCTAAAAACAAATATTAAGCTACACAGACGTATTGGACCGATTACAAGTATTATTTGGTTCTTTGTGGCAATCACAGGTGTATTAGTGTATATACTATTGTATGTATTATTTGAACCGGGTGAAACAACATCTGTTATTAAAGCGATATTAGGATTTTAA
- the ytvI gene encoding sporulation integral membrane protein YtvI, translating into MRTLLSFFNHPFFRHPIIVIAIGILIVWLISLSLPILLAYFTALLLEPVVIRMCKRFRKKRKMVVSIFFLCFLSISLLVCALLLFISWKQFSSFMLHIPDYLNQLSAIWIQLQSKLSNYTYHLPVELVAQIQAIIVKALASIEKFALSLTNTNVWSVLFTYIPSRLFDIFVYWIVLYMLLLELPSINHKLLLSVPFHYQQKIIFIGQRVKIALFGFLKAQVFVGVGIFALSVITFYILKTPFPILLSLLLVFLDIIPFLDSFLVLIPWAVYKAFTGEYLFAVALILLTVALFLVRRMIEPKIIGNKIGLSSLTTFIAMFIGFKVFGFLGILIGPLLIVVVLSIFQPSTKNLPSLQK; encoded by the coding sequence GTGAGAACATTGTTATCCTTTTTCAATCATCCCTTTTTCCGTCATCCCATTATCGTGATAGCTATTGGTATTCTTATTGTTTGGTTAATTTCATTATCATTGCCCATTTTACTTGCCTACTTTACTGCACTGCTTTTAGAGCCTGTTGTTATTCGCATGTGCAAACGTTTCCGAAAAAAACGTAAAATGGTCGTATCCATCTTTTTTTTATGTTTTCTTAGCATCTCATTACTAGTATGTGCGCTTCTCCTCTTTATAAGCTGGAAACAATTTTCATCATTTATGCTTCATATCCCAGACTATCTAAATCAATTATCGGCGATATGGATTCAGCTACAATCCAAGCTTAGCAACTACACCTATCATTTACCTGTAGAGCTTGTTGCACAAATCCAAGCTATAATTGTTAAGGCTTTAGCTTCTATTGAGAAATTTGCTCTATCTTTAACAAATACCAATGTATGGTCAGTATTATTCACCTATATTCCATCACGTTTATTTGATATTTTTGTTTATTGGATTGTTTTATATATGCTGTTATTGGAATTGCCCTCCATCAACCATAAATTATTACTATCTGTCCCTTTCCATTATCAGCAAAAAATTATTTTTATTGGGCAGCGTGTAAAAATAGCATTATTTGGCTTTTTAAAGGCACAAGTATTTGTAGGTGTTGGCATATTTGCTCTATCTGTTATTACCTTTTATATTTTAAAAACACCCTTTCCTATTCTTTTATCATTGCTTCTTGTTTTTTTAGATATTATTCCGTTTCTCGATTCTTTTCTTGTCCTGATTCCATGGGCGGTATATAAAGCTTTTACAGGTGAATATCTCTTTGCTGTTGCCTTAATACTGCTTACTGTGGCTCTATTTTTAGTGCGTCGCATGATTGAACCAAAAATTATCGGCAATAAAATTGGGCTTTCCTCCCTTACTACCTTTATCGCAATGTTTATTGGCTTTAAAGTATTTGGCTTTCTCGGCATTTTAATAGGGCCATTGCTTATTGTTGTCGTGCTATCGATCTTCCAACCAAGTACAAAAAATCTCCCATCCTTACAAAAATAA
- a CDS encoding YugN family protein, whose translation MYFENTNLENLTADQELIVSIMKKHGLECDGGWDYERMTFDKRFDTREGRYYLRVFAYAISGDVGAHDAILTLMKPVLGKYYYPHGVEYGDDEVYPAHLVKKCEEILKKVKLELDQFAIEPINKNNFEPIDAN comes from the coding sequence ATGTATTTTGAAAATACTAACCTTGAAAATTTAACAGCTGATCAAGAACTAATTGTCAGCATTATGAAAAAACATGGTTTAGAATGTGATGGTGGCTGGGATTACGAGCGTATGACATTCGATAAACGCTTTGATACTCGTGAAGGTCGTTACTACCTACGTGTATTTGCCTATGCTATCTCTGGTGATGTAGGTGCACATGATGCCATCCTTACATTAATGAAACCAGTTCTTGGTAAATACTATTACCCACATGGTGTTGAATATGGTGATGACGAAGTTTATCCAGCACACCTTGTAAAAAAATGTGAAGAAATCTTAAAAAAGGTTAAATTAGAATTAGATCAATTCGCAATTGAGCCTATCAATAAAAATAATTTTGAACCTATTGACGCAAACTAA
- a CDS encoding CAP domain-containing protein, with amino-acid sequence MKALFRILMICGAIALIGFMFFNTPKENEPLEGPNANPNIIPQTQLKQQPAVGAMTRPQTGISTLIGKGTQAVLEQYGEPARKEPSSFGYQWWVYNKDVATFFMVGVENNVVTQVYIAGQEIDASPFKVGQKRDEIYRMTIIDYEVTANVDDNIFIFSMSEEDMQTRLLVKFDGLYAQLYIDRETSELQGIRYTNSETLVLHQPYEMSYQGELVRRTPPSSFLQQEIDIASGKQLDDLLNVTRIHHALPPLEINKSLEEVAKMHSEDMKIQNFLAHDSPTYGDLKKRLQAQSIDYSEANENLATAYFDAIEAMHGWTNSPEHRKVLLDEQYSSVGSGVFVNYYTQIYLEPASTAPSVENEEQDTEGQEQDDLTAP; translated from the coding sequence ATGAAAGCTTTATTCCGCATTTTAATGATTTGTGGTGCAATTGCATTAATCGGCTTTATGTTTTTTAATACCCCAAAGGAAAATGAGCCATTAGAAGGTCCAAACGCTAACCCTAATATTATTCCTCAAACACAGCTAAAGCAGCAGCCTGCTGTTGGGGCAATGACACGTCCACAAACAGGGATATCCACATTGATTGGGAAGGGGACACAGGCTGTTTTAGAGCAGTATGGAGAGCCAGCTAGAAAAGAACCATCTTCATTTGGCTATCAATGGTGGGTCTATAATAAAGATGTTGCAACGTTTTTTATGGTTGGTGTTGAAAACAATGTTGTGACACAAGTTTACATAGCAGGACAAGAAATCGATGCATCTCCCTTTAAGGTGGGGCAAAAGCGTGATGAAATATACCGTATGACGATTATTGACTATGAGGTAACAGCCAATGTCGATGATAATATTTTTATTTTCTCAATGAGTGAGGAAGATATGCAAACAAGGTTGCTTGTTAAATTTGATGGGCTTTATGCACAACTTTATATAGATCGAGAAACAAGTGAGCTGCAAGGAATACGTTATACAAATAGTGAAACACTCGTACTGCATCAGCCATATGAGATGAGCTATCAGGGTGAGCTAGTTAGACGCACACCACCCTCCTCGTTTTTACAACAAGAAATTGATATAGCTAGCGGTAAACAGTTGGATGATTTACTAAATGTCACAAGAATTCATCATGCATTGCCGCCATTAGAAATTAATAAGTCATTAGAGGAAGTGGCAAAAATGCATAGTGAGGATATGAAGATACAAAATTTTTTAGCACATGATTCTCCGACATATGGAGATTTAAAAAAGCGATTACAGGCACAAAGTATTGACTATAGTGAAGCAAATGAAAATCTTGCGACAGCCTATTTTGATGCGATTGAAGCGATGCATGGCTGGACAAATTCACCTGAGCATCGAAAAGTATTACTGGATGAACAATATTCAAGCGTTGGTTCTGGCGTTTTTGTAAATTATTATACACAAATTTATCTAGAGCCTGCTTCTACTGCGCCAAGTGTGGAGAATGAAGAGCAGGATACAGAGGGGCAAGAACAGGATGATCTCACTGCTCCATAA
- a CDS encoding UDP-N-acetylmuramoyl-L-alanyl-D-glutamate--2,6-diaminopimelate ligase: MQLAELLKDWPCSVTGGSIRTVITGVEDYAQAVQPGDIFIVRKGKKTSGSRFVKEALARGAAAIVAEESISLPIIDKDIPFVWVPNTALFLSYASAKLAAFPAEALSVIAITGTNGKTTVSHFVSQLLSALRKKVAVIGTVGFFINGEKQQTAYEQLTTLQAKELHPILKQCVRKGVTHVVLEASSMGLQQHRLDHCDIDCGVFLNLSEDHLEDHGGLEAYKRAKKRLADLSKKLVINGDDNFCRSVGIYDKKKSCSFGFEHHNDLHIQIISESVGKTVLCLQTTASEHIVEIPFVGKYHVQNATAALMAIWRLGIPMEDIIEHMWSLKLPEGRLEKIDNPLGIDVYVDYAHTAEALQAVLQTFDHSKTIYLVFSCGGNRDKAKRFAMGAVASKYADIIYLTTDNPRDEDPIVINESIIAGFTEQQYYEIYLDRRQAIHQALAKAKKGDIVLVAGKGHEQTQQIKNQKLPFSDQQCIKDYFASFMTDDVE, encoded by the coding sequence TTGCAATTAGCAGAGCTATTGAAAGACTGGCCATGCAGTGTGACGGGAGGATCAATTCGAACGGTAATTACAGGTGTAGAGGACTATGCACAAGCTGTACAACCAGGCGATATTTTTATTGTACGCAAAGGAAAAAAAACATCAGGCAGTCGCTTTGTGAAAGAGGCATTGGCACGAGGGGCGGCTGCAATTGTCGCTGAGGAAAGTATCTCGCTACCTATTATTGATAAGGATATTCCTTTTGTTTGGGTGCCGAATACAGCTTTATTTTTGTCGTATGCAAGTGCGAAGCTTGCCGCTTTTCCGGCAGAGGCTTTATCGGTAATTGCAATAACAGGTACAAATGGTAAAACGACTGTCAGCCATTTTGTGAGTCAGCTTCTTAGCGCCTTACGCAAAAAAGTTGCTGTTATTGGCACTGTAGGCTTTTTCATCAATGGTGAGAAGCAACAGACGGCTTATGAGCAATTAACGACATTACAGGCAAAGGAGTTGCACCCAATATTAAAGCAATGCGTACGCAAAGGTGTGACACATGTTGTATTAGAAGCATCTTCAATGGGGCTACAGCAGCATAGACTCGATCATTGTGATATTGATTGTGGTGTATTTTTAAATTTATCAGAGGATCATTTAGAGGACCACGGTGGATTAGAGGCATATAAACGTGCAAAGAAACGATTAGCAGATTTATCAAAAAAGCTAGTCATTAATGGAGATGATAATTTTTGCCGATCTGTAGGTATTTATGATAAGAAAAAATCCTGCTCATTTGGCTTTGAACATCACAATGACTTACATATCCAAATTATTAGTGAATCCGTTGGAAAGACTGTGCTTTGTTTACAAACAACTGCGAGTGAGCATATTGTGGAGATCCCCTTTGTTGGGAAATATCATGTTCAAAATGCGACAGCAGCATTAATGGCTATATGGCGTTTAGGTATCCCTATGGAAGATATTATCGAGCATATGTGGTCATTAAAGCTACCAGAAGGAAGACTCGAAAAGATTGATAATCCATTAGGCATTGATGTTTATGTAGATTATGCACATACAGCAGAAGCCTTACAAGCAGTATTGCAAACGTTTGATCATTCAAAGACCATTTATCTTGTGTTTAGCTGTGGTGGCAATCGGGATAAAGCGAAGCGCTTTGCAATGGGGGCTGTAGCAAGTAAATATGCAGATATTATTTATTTAACAACGGATAATCCACGTGATGAAGATCCTATTGTTATTAATGAAAGCATTATTGCTGGTTTTACAGAGCAACAATACTATGAAATTTATTTAGATCGTAGGCAAGCGATTCATCAGGCGTTAGCAAAGGCAAAAAAAGGCGATATTGTACTTGTGGCTGGAAAAGGGCATGAGCAAACACAGCAAATTAAAAATCAAAAATTGCCCTTTTCCGACCAACAATGCATTAAAGATTACTTTGCTAGCTTTATGACGGACGACGTTGAATAA
- a CDS encoding PaaI family thioesterase → MITTSKGQIEQLLAAILQDSSEEDEEVLLHLLQGLHDKQQGIHRRYINAALHMIGKFEPDVSEVRIPITPVIHNTIKVPHGGIIATIADAAMGGLASRAAPGGYNVVTTNMNISYIATTNNNELIARGRFVHKGRQTFVMECDIEDETGRKLAIATGSFFVIQRRPS, encoded by the coding sequence TTGATAACAACATCTAAAGGACAAATTGAACAATTACTAGCAGCTATTTTACAGGACAGCTCTGAGGAGGATGAGGAGGTTTTATTGCACCTTTTACAAGGGCTTCACGATAAACAGCAAGGCATTCATCGGCGTTATATTAATGCAGCCCTTCATATGATAGGCAAGTTTGAGCCTGATGTCAGCGAGGTGCGTATTCCCATTACACCTGTTATTCATAATACGATTAAAGTGCCACATGGAGGAATTATTGCAACAATTGCTGATGCCGCTATGGGAGGACTTGCTTCACGTGCTGCACCAGGGGGCTATAATGTTGTAACAACCAATATGAATATTAGCTATATTGCAACAACCAACAATAACGAGCTGATTGCACGTGGGCGCTTTGTACATAAAGGACGCCAAACATTTGTAATGGAGTGCGATATTGAAGATGAAACAGGGCGCAAACTAGCTATTGCAACAGGCTCTTTCTTTGTTATTCAACGTCGTCCGTCATAA
- a CDS encoding YlbF family regulator — translation MMITSDWVIILDEAEALCEMILSSEPAKALQQAYDAVYSDVQLVEAIYAFNRMKEQYEDVQRFGKYHPDYHTIMKSIRQQKRALDLNEKVSALKIAENEFQDLLDEISLLIGKTVSEAVKVPVSNPFFAAGSSCGGGCGSGGSCSCSA, via the coding sequence ATGATGATAACCTCTGACTGGGTAATCATTTTGGATGAGGCGGAGGCGCTTTGTGAGATGATTCTTTCCTCAGAACCTGCAAAGGCACTACAGCAAGCATATGATGCAGTGTATAGTGATGTACAGCTTGTAGAGGCTATTTATGCATTTAATCGCATGAAGGAACAGTACGAAGATGTACAACGTTTCGGAAAATATCATCCGGACTACCATACAATTATGAAGTCGATTCGTCAGCAGAAGCGGGCACTCGACTTAAATGAGAAGGTTTCAGCATTAAAGATTGCTGAAAATGAATTTCAGGATTTGCTGGATGAAATTAGTCTATTAATAGGCAAAACAGTTTCAGAAGCAGTAAAAGTTCCTGTTAGTAATCCATTTTTTGCAGCTGGTTCATCTTGTGGAGGAGGATGTGGCTCAGGCGGCTCCTGCTCTTGCTCAGCTTAA
- a CDS encoding tartrate dehydrogenase encodes MQTYRIAVIPGDGIGKEVVPAAIEVLNKAAALDGRFCFEWTTFPWGCEYYIETGKMMPDNGIELLKQYDHIFLGAVGMPALVPDHISLWGLLIKIRREMQQSINVRPAKLLQGLPSPLRQPNHFDFIVVRENSEGEYADIGGRLHSGQEEVAIQNAVFTRKGTERAIRYAFELAKTRRQHVTSATKSNGITHSMPFWDEVFAQVGNEYSAIAQASNHIDALAAFLVMKPESFDVIVASNLFGDILTDLGGAIMGSIGIAPAANLNIEGQYPSMFEPVHGSAPDIAGQGIANPIGQIWTGKMMIDFLGYPEVGTKILNAIEATLAQGIKTADLGGTATLREVTDAIMHELI; translated from the coding sequence ATGCAAACATATCGAATTGCTGTTATACCAGGGGATGGCATAGGAAAAGAGGTTGTACCTGCTGCTATAGAGGTGCTAAATAAAGCGGCTGCATTGGATGGGCGTTTTTGTTTTGAGTGGACAACTTTTCCATGGGGCTGTGAGTATTATATAGAAACAGGCAAAATGATGCCTGATAATGGGATTGAGCTATTAAAACAATATGACCATATTTTTTTAGGCGCAGTAGGAATGCCTGCATTAGTGCCAGACCATATTTCCTTATGGGGATTGCTCATTAAAATTCGTCGAGAAATGCAGCAATCCATTAATGTACGACCTGCAAAGCTCCTGCAAGGGCTCCCTTCACCTTTGCGGCAGCCGAATCATTTTGATTTTATTGTTGTGCGGGAAAACTCTGAAGGAGAGTATGCAGATATTGGTGGGAGATTACATAGCGGGCAAGAGGAAGTAGCCATTCAAAATGCTGTTTTTACAAGAAAAGGTACAGAACGTGCGATACGCTATGCATTTGAGCTAGCAAAAACACGTCGTCAGCATGTAACAAGTGCGACAAAATCTAATGGCATTACACATAGTATGCCATTTTGGGATGAGGTATTTGCACAAGTAGGCAACGAATATTCAGCGATAGCCCAAGCATCCAATCATATTGATGCATTAGCAGCGTTTTTAGTAATGAAGCCAGAAAGCTTTGATGTGATTGTAGCATCTAATTTGTTTGGAGATATTTTAACAGATTTAGGTGGCGCGATTATGGGCAGCATTGGCATTGCACCAGCAGCAAATTTAAATATAGAAGGGCAGTATCCATCTATGTTTGAGCCTGTTCATGGCTCTGCACCAGATATTGCAGGTCAAGGAATTGCTAACCCAATTGGACAAATATGGACAGGCAAAATGATGATTGATTTTCTTGGTTATCCTGAAGTGGGAACAAAAATATTAAATGCAATTGAAGCAACATTAGCACAGGGTATCAAAACGGCTGATTTAGGTGGGACAGCAACATTACGAGAGGTAACAGACGCCATTATGCATGAGCTAATATAA
- a CDS encoding IS1182 family transposase encodes MSNQKITNEEYTTQTTLLLEVQEKPVSKRQLAPTFKPYNNHQSFFIYDLQELIPENHVARVVDEMIEDIPDELLFQHYLGGGRSSYHPKMMLKVILYAYSQKVYSCRGIEKLIRESIPAMWLAGMQNPDFRTINFFRGYRMKTLMDELFENMIHQLIEKGYITFEDYFLDGTKLEANANKYSFIWKKSTVRFEEKLKEKIKENLQHIHELAQTEEMELEEIPEEDVTSGQLTTLSHQLETQVNTLTAEIEATKEVSVRKELRSRRSALKKPIKLIQENFIPRIQKYQAYHETFGDRNSFSKTDTDATFMRMKEDHMKNGQLKPGYNVQMATENQFILYYSIHQRPTDTRCFIPHLEKLAASTLPMPKTVIADAGYGSEENYLYAIGEEKEPRFDYLIPYNTYLKENTRKYKNNIKNAKNWDYQEKDDWFICPNGRKVLFKKYQNKKNASGFQQSYKIYECEDCSDCPLKAQCTTAKGNRQVHWNTVFEEMKAKAKAALECEEKAAIYARRKIEVESVFGHIKGNRSFRRFLLRGLDKVHVEFGIVALAHNLLKVAAIRQLLSGNKRIDKKSGGEKRDVFLLQIYFKDLWDSPFSFLY; translated from the coding sequence ATGAGCAATCAAAAGATTACTAATGAAGAGTATACCACACAAACCACACTTCTTCTAGAGGTACAAGAAAAACCTGTATCCAAAAGACAACTTGCCCCTACGTTCAAACCGTATAACAATCATCAAAGTTTTTTTATTTATGATCTCCAAGAACTGATTCCTGAGAATCACGTCGCACGTGTTGTTGATGAAATGATCGAAGACATTCCAGATGAGCTACTTTTTCAACACTATTTAGGTGGTGGGCGCAGTTCCTATCATCCGAAAATGATGCTGAAAGTGATTTTGTACGCCTATTCCCAAAAGGTGTATTCCTGCCGTGGGATTGAAAAATTGATTCGGGAAAGCATTCCCGCGATGTGGTTAGCAGGCATGCAAAACCCCGACTTCCGTACGATCAACTTTTTTCGTGGCTATCGTATGAAAACCCTAATGGATGAGTTATTTGAAAACATGATCCACCAATTAATTGAGAAAGGATATATTACCTTTGAGGACTACTTCTTGGATGGGACAAAGCTTGAAGCGAATGCCAATAAGTATTCTTTCATTTGGAAAAAATCTACGGTCCGTTTTGAAGAAAAACTGAAAGAGAAAATCAAGGAAAACCTTCAGCACATTCACGAACTTGCCCAGACAGAAGAAATGGAACTGGAGGAGATTCCGGAGGAAGATGTAACGTCAGGACAATTGACAACCCTTTCCCATCAATTAGAAACACAAGTAAATACCTTAACAGCTGAAATCGAAGCGACCAAAGAGGTGTCTGTTCGAAAAGAACTCCGTTCACGTCGAAGTGCGTTAAAGAAACCGATCAAACTAATTCAAGAAAATTTCATCCCACGCATTCAAAAATATCAAGCGTATCATGAGACATTTGGCGATCGCAATAGTTTTTCAAAAACGGATACGGATGCCACGTTTATGCGCATGAAAGAAGATCACATGAAAAACGGTCAATTGAAACCCGGCTACAATGTTCAAATGGCAACGGAGAATCAATTTATTTTATATTATTCCATCCATCAACGCCCAACAGATACGCGCTGTTTTATTCCTCATTTGGAAAAACTAGCAGCGTCTACTTTGCCAATGCCAAAAACCGTCATCGCCGATGCAGGATATGGCAGCGAAGAAAATTACTTATATGCAATAGGGGAAGAAAAAGAGCCACGTTTTGATTATTTAATTCCATATAATACATATTTAAAAGAAAACACGCGCAAGTATAAAAATAATATCAAGAATGCGAAAAATTGGGACTATCAGGAAAAGGACGATTGGTTTATTTGCCCGAATGGACGCAAGGTGCTATTTAAAAAATATCAAAACAAAAAGAATGCCTCGGGATTTCAGCAAAGCTATAAAATCTACGAATGTGAAGATTGTTCAGATTGCCCATTAAAGGCACAATGTACAACAGCAAAAGGTAATCGTCAGGTTCATTGGAATACCGTATTTGAAGAAATGAAGGCAAAGGCAAAAGCAGCCCTTGAATGTGAAGAAAAAGCCGCCATCTATGCTCGACGTAAAATCGAGGTAGAAAGTGTGTTCGGTCACATCAAGGGCAATCGGTCGTTCCGTCGATTCCTATTACGGGGCCTTGATAAGGTCCACGTGGAATTTGGGATTGTGGCATTAGCCCACAATCTCCTGAAAGTAGCTGCCATCCGTCAGCTACTTTCAGGGAACAAGCGAATAGACAAAAAATCTGGAGGGGAAAAACGTGATGTTTTTCTCCTCCAGATTTATTTTAAGGACTTATGGGACAGCCCCTTTTCCTTTTTATATTAG